A single genomic interval of Chitinophaga sp. 180180018-3 harbors:
- a CDS encoding CHAT domain-containing protein, translating into MASNYINIKINFKDGNIHFTKDENPGPPSPFDTDEDDDKVNNVRVELGIAKVFHKVLNLIKADADLFQREDFELLGEMLSKLLFGKTKGNEDCRNYIMREVEQTLKINNPSGKKICRIFLEFDQRSEVAMLPWEYTLYKPRTSQGGSFYISANNTSRFHLMRRVKEKSYDGFPADKLLVIVLLNVEGNANATPPIDQRYNEARKVREMFGNLEKQHNNLIVEYLENIPFVELSGKIKEICARYGQPLVYAVHYVGHAILREQTGRLAVREDTTKDINWMNDKKFAASFSREILGLERQPALACFQACDSAKIGSSNGQLHGVAYEFALLNIPAVVGMQNEVNTPTSCAFFEVFYTSILAAKDVGEAITNGRDYLGKNLKQNGPYTDNSFGSPVLFITTPEPIRLLKPPASVPVERKGSPKTRSGYLTPPDASENIVENSSIKAKTPALEERTAIANINETSSEIPVTAIVSEGATDMITNRPSSSFNQS; encoded by the coding sequence ATGGCAAGCAATTACATTAATATCAAGATCAACTTCAAGGACGGTAATATACACTTTACAAAAGATGAGAACCCGGGTCCACCCTCTCCTTTTGATACAGATGAGGATGACGACAAGGTCAATAATGTTCGTGTAGAACTTGGTATTGCCAAGGTTTTTCATAAAGTGCTGAACCTGATAAAAGCCGATGCGGATCTTTTCCAGCGGGAGGATTTTGAGCTATTAGGTGAGATGTTATCCAAATTGTTATTTGGTAAAACAAAGGGGAATGAAGACTGCCGGAATTACATCATGCGGGAAGTAGAACAAACGCTAAAGATCAACAATCCTTCCGGAAAAAAGATCTGCAGGATCTTTCTCGAATTTGACCAGCGTTCGGAAGTAGCTATGTTACCCTGGGAATATACTTTATATAAACCGCGCACTTCGCAGGGGGGCTCCTTTTATATTTCTGCCAATAATACTTCCAGATTCCATTTGATGCGAAGAGTGAAGGAGAAGAGCTATGACGGGTTCCCGGCAGACAAGCTGCTGGTCATTGTATTGCTGAATGTTGAAGGCAACGCCAATGCCACCCCTCCTATTGATCAACGATACAATGAGGCGCGGAAAGTAAGGGAGATGTTCGGCAATCTCGAAAAACAGCATAACAACCTGATCGTAGAATACCTTGAGAATATTCCTTTTGTAGAGTTATCAGGCAAAATAAAAGAGATATGCGCCAGGTACGGGCAACCCCTCGTTTATGCGGTTCACTATGTAGGACACGCCATCTTACGTGAACAAACCGGCCGGTTGGCTGTGAGGGAAGACACGACAAAGGATATTAACTGGATGAATGATAAAAAGTTTGCAGCCAGTTTCAGCCGGGAAATATTAGGGCTTGAGCGGCAGCCAGCTTTGGCTTGCTTTCAGGCTTGCGACAGTGCCAAGATTGGTTCCAGTAACGGACAACTCCATGGAGTGGCCTATGAATTTGCTTTACTTAATATTCCTGCAGTAGTTGGTATGCAAAATGAAGTGAACACTCCTACTTCCTGCGCATTCTTTGAAGTATTTTACACCAGTATACTGGCGGCGAAGGATGTAGGCGAGGCCATTACGAACGGAAGAGATTATTTAGGAAAGAATCTGAAACAGAACGGGCCCTATACAGACAATTCTTTCGGCAGCCCCGTACTTTTCATTACAACGCCGGAGCCTATACGATTATTGAAACCACCTGCTTCGGTGCCAGTGGAAAGAAAGGGATCGCCCAAGACACGCAGCGGATACCTGACTCCCCCTGATGCATCAGAAAATATTGTGGAAAATAGCAGTATCAAAGCCAAAACGCCTGCGTTGGAAGAACGGACTGCCATCGCCAACATCAATGAGACGAGCAGCGAAATACCGGTGACTGCTATAGTTAGCGAAGGCGCCACGGATATGATCACCAACAGACCCAGCTCTTCATTCAATCAATCCTGA
- a CDS encoding tetratricopeptide repeat protein: MITQEDISALLAETYKTAALIPGCDMRRIADVLENLRVQLDVKHPFDAWHNLQLDKIDPDDDETVRLLIRLRNDYYELAYERQLTQLSAAYHTSHEAGWALWTKLFAEAAVFYREDLCYMLTGLLPQWQPGRQLPPVYNKYAMLVQDGRWPDVCDLYSAMADNELLDAEIRVRAATIYAQIILYYHHDQSLIKKYLELAKQLLPGHVMILRVEALISLNKDEPQQARNLLLQAIADQPNNFAILNQMGDCFKADDDPDGAASWYLDAQAKNCLETDAYKRLLNLYLDNKWFDHEAPSLEDLLKKIDDRQDRTQTNLLEKNHIPADQCATYPVLYGALRNMGSAWYNKGNMEEALAWYHKAVALEPNLGAALVDLGNLYKKETQFDQAKQYLQQALEKDADNFNAYWAMAECYEKEGLKEQALTAYNRCLQIRPDWNDWVYNFIGNMYYASKEYTIAESWYRKAINANNHESIYKQNLAAVLQELAEQEVAAGNLTAAENLYQTAAYTDNDADSWARLGNFYYRQQRWQDAITQYQKAISLNDEEPVYYDNLGLAYIALDKQDEAIEAFQKAADLSENEPNGQYLNQLGKLYYDRNDYTKAVEYFIEASRKEPQEKVYLENICNAYEKAGRKDEAEQAYLQLLALRPDDDIAMNALNNIYYGRGDYGKALEYCEMSIAAKPDVPVYYRNLGIVLGTINANTQAADAYRKALELEPDNAVNWSNVAIAALENGQYEEATKYAERALQLQPENPDYHETLARICIRQQAFEKALDHYQDALRLDPGNGRLLNGIGLVYYQQQQYDQAITYYQQAIDTDNQNWIYYNNLGLALADRKSYPDAIIAYQQALALKEDPIGRNELGVLYHRTNQLEKAADSYKQAIAQLPQDLVIHENLQLALMTLGRTAEARAILDESTLSKEQREEVLQQAMQDLAATSSDRSAMPEDARDNFIQKP; encoded by the coding sequence ATGATCACACAAGAAGACATTTCTGCGCTGCTGGCTGAAACATACAAAACTGCAGCACTTATTCCCGGCTGTGATATGCGCAGGATAGCAGACGTGCTGGAAAACCTGCGGGTACAACTGGATGTCAAACATCCCTTTGATGCCTGGCATAACCTGCAGCTGGATAAGATCGACCCTGATGACGACGAAACCGTTCGCCTCCTGATCCGGTTGAGGAACGACTATTATGAACTGGCCTATGAAAGGCAGCTGACACAGTTATCAGCGGCTTACCATACCAGTCATGAAGCCGGTTGGGCCCTTTGGACAAAACTGTTTGCCGAAGCTGCGGTGTTCTACCGGGAAGATCTTTGCTATATGCTAACAGGGCTGCTTCCGCAATGGCAACCGGGCCGGCAGTTACCTCCGGTATACAATAAGTACGCAATGCTTGTACAGGATGGCCGCTGGCCGGATGTTTGCGACTTATACAGCGCAATGGCCGATAATGAATTGCTGGATGCGGAGATACGCGTACGGGCCGCCACTATATATGCACAGATCATTCTCTACTATCACCACGATCAGTCACTGATAAAAAAATATCTTGAGCTGGCCAAACAACTGTTGCCGGGACATGTAATGATACTACGTGTAGAGGCATTGATCAGTCTGAATAAGGACGAACCCCAGCAAGCCCGTAACCTGCTGCTCCAGGCAATCGCGGATCAGCCGAACAACTTCGCTATTCTGAACCAAATGGGTGATTGTTTTAAAGCAGATGATGATCCGGATGGAGCGGCATCCTGGTACCTGGATGCACAAGCAAAGAATTGCCTGGAAACCGACGCCTATAAACGCTTACTGAACTTATACCTGGATAATAAGTGGTTTGATCATGAAGCTCCTTCCCTGGAAGACCTGTTAAAAAAAATCGACGACCGCCAAGACAGGACTCAGACAAATCTTTTAGAAAAAAACCATATCCCGGCAGATCAATGCGCTACCTATCCGGTATTGTATGGCGCACTCAGAAATATGGGCTCCGCCTGGTACAACAAAGGAAATATGGAAGAAGCGCTGGCCTGGTATCATAAAGCGGTGGCATTGGAACCTAATCTGGGCGCTGCATTGGTAGACCTGGGAAATTTATATAAAAAAGAAACGCAGTTCGATCAGGCCAAACAGTATCTGCAACAGGCTTTGGAGAAAGATGCTGATAATTTCAATGCGTACTGGGCCATGGCTGAATGTTATGAAAAAGAAGGGCTGAAAGAACAGGCCCTGACAGCTTATAACAGGTGTCTGCAAATAAGACCTGACTGGAACGATTGGGTCTATAACTTTATTGGCAATATGTACTATGCTTCTAAAGAGTATACCATCGCCGAGTCGTGGTACAGAAAAGCGATCAACGCCAATAACCATGAGTCGATATATAAACAGAACCTGGCCGCCGTACTGCAGGAGCTGGCAGAACAGGAAGTAGCTGCAGGCAATCTTACTGCGGCGGAAAATTTGTATCAAACTGCGGCGTATACAGATAATGACGCAGACAGCTGGGCAAGGCTTGGCAATTTTTATTATCGTCAGCAACGCTGGCAGGATGCCATTACGCAATATCAAAAAGCCATTTCGCTGAATGATGAAGAACCAGTCTATTACGACAACCTGGGATTGGCGTATATAGCTCTTGATAAGCAGGATGAAGCCATAGAAGCCTTTCAGAAAGCAGCCGACCTCTCAGAAAATGAGCCCAATGGTCAATACCTGAATCAATTGGGTAAACTCTATTATGACAGGAACGACTACACGAAGGCGGTGGAGTACTTTATTGAGGCTTCCCGCAAGGAGCCTCAGGAAAAAGTATACCTGGAAAATATCTGCAATGCTTATGAAAAAGCCGGTAGAAAAGACGAGGCAGAACAGGCCTACCTGCAATTACTGGCATTACGGCCCGACGACGACATTGCGATGAATGCACTGAATAACATTTATTACGGACGGGGCGATTACGGCAAAGCGCTGGAATACTGCGAGATGAGCATAGCTGCCAAGCCCGATGTTCCTGTTTATTATCGCAACCTCGGGATTGTTTTGGGTACCATCAACGCAAACACGCAGGCTGCAGATGCATACAGAAAGGCCCTGGAGCTGGAGCCCGACAATGCGGTTAACTGGTCTAATGTGGCTATTGCAGCACTGGAGAATGGACAATATGAAGAAGCCACTAAATACGCCGAAAGAGCGCTTCAGCTCCAGCCAGAGAACCCTGATTACCATGAAACCCTTGCACGCATCTGTATAAGACAACAGGCATTTGAAAAGGCGCTTGATCACTACCAGGATGCACTGCGGCTGGATCCCGGCAATGGCCGGCTGCTAAATGGCATAGGACTGGTGTATTACCAGCAACAGCAATATGACCAGGCCATCACGTACTATCAACAGGCAATCGATACAGATAACCAGAACTGGATTTATTACAATAACCTCGGATTAGCCCTTGCAGACCGAAAATCCTATCCTGATGCTATTATTGCTTATCAGCAGGCACTGGCCCTGAAAGAAGATCCTATTGGCCGCAATGAGTTGGGAGTGTTGTACCATCGAACAAATCAACTCGAAAAAGCAGCAGACAGTTATAAACAAGCTATTGCGCAGCTTCCGCAAGATCTTGTGATCCATGAAAATCTTCAGCTGGCGCTAATGACACTGGGAAGAACCGCAGAAGCCAGGGCGATTCTTGACGAAAGCACATTAAGTAAAGAGCAGAGAGAAGAGGTTTTGCAGCAGGCGATGCAGGATCTGGCTGCTACCAGCAGTGATCGTTCTGCTATGCCGGAAGATGCAAGGGATAACTTCATACAAAAACCCTGA
- a CDS encoding KUP/HAK/KT family potassium transporter has translation MPHIVLSRQIVFTTYDMDSHHHHHFKRITTAGLLIALGIIYGDIGTSPLYTFQTIMNDGGIIDEHLVFGAISCIFWTLTLQTTFKYVIITLQADNKGEGGVFSLYALVRRFGPKLVFPAIIGAGTLLADGIITPPITVTSAIEGLNMVRGLEHVIVPGNNLVMEIVLVIILLLFIFQRFGTRVVGGSFGPVMFLWFTMLGVLGISQIIHYPRIFMALNPSYALSLLTEHPKGFWLLGAVFLCTTGAEALYSDLGHCGKKNIQATWIFVKTTLVLNYLGQGAWTLLQHKSNLGGVNPFFAIVPHWFLLPSILIATCASIIASQALISGSFTLISEAISLNFWPKVTVKFPTNIRGQIYIPSINWILCIGCFLVVLYFRTSESMTAAYGFSITIAMLMTTILMFYFLRYVKHYPLWVVSLIMILFVAVESSFFVANAIKIVKRLFFLVFEVGLISTMYIWFNARKITNRFLSFINLNKYLDQIVKLSSDNTIPKTTSHLIYLTKADRSHQIEKRILTSIFQHTPKRADMYWLIHIERTDEPFTMEYGVEEMNDGKIIRIDFMLGFRVQPRIGLMFRNVVKDMIHNEELDALKRFPALASDNLGNYKFVIFENMLSYDNEFSVREGFILNSYFAINKLATSDSKAFGLDSNQTLVEKIPLVVTPKSCDGLKQVFYKK, from the coding sequence ATGCCGCATATCGTACTTTCGCGCCAGATTGTATTTACAACCTACGACATGGATTCGCATCATCATCATCATTTTAAACGGATCACCACGGCTGGTCTGTTGATTGCACTTGGAATCATTTATGGCGATATCGGAACATCGCCCCTATACACATTTCAGACCATCATGAACGATGGTGGCATTATTGACGAGCACCTGGTATTTGGTGCTATTTCCTGCATTTTCTGGACCTTAACCCTGCAAACAACGTTCAAATACGTGATCATTACCCTGCAAGCCGATAACAAAGGCGAAGGTGGCGTATTTTCGCTGTATGCGCTGGTAAGGCGCTTTGGTCCCAAGCTCGTCTTTCCGGCCATCATAGGAGCAGGCACCCTGTTGGCGGATGGCATTATCACGCCACCGATCACAGTAACTTCTGCCATAGAAGGATTAAATATGGTAAGAGGCCTGGAACATGTAATTGTGCCGGGCAACAACCTCGTGATGGAAATTGTGCTGGTCATTATCCTGCTGCTCTTTATTTTCCAGCGTTTTGGTACCAGGGTGGTAGGCGGATCATTTGGGCCTGTGATGTTCCTCTGGTTTACGATGCTGGGTGTGTTGGGTATCAGCCAGATTATTCATTACCCCCGCATTTTCATGGCATTAAATCCCTCATATGCCCTTTCGCTGCTTACAGAACACCCCAAAGGATTCTGGCTGCTAGGCGCCGTATTTCTCTGCACCACTGGGGCAGAAGCATTATACTCCGACCTCGGGCATTGTGGCAAAAAGAATATACAGGCAACCTGGATATTTGTAAAAACCACGCTGGTGCTTAATTACCTCGGGCAGGGAGCCTGGACGTTACTGCAACATAAAAGTAACCTGGGAGGTGTGAATCCTTTTTTTGCCATCGTGCCGCACTGGTTCCTGCTCCCCTCCATCCTCATCGCCACCTGTGCTTCTATCATCGCCAGCCAGGCACTCATCAGCGGTTCTTTTACTTTGATCAGCGAAGCCATCAGTTTAAATTTCTGGCCTAAAGTCACTGTAAAATTCCCCACTAATATCCGTGGACAAATCTATATCCCCAGCATCAACTGGATATTGTGTATCGGCTGCTTCCTGGTAGTACTATACTTCCGCACCAGTGAATCAATGACCGCTGCATACGGCTTTTCCATCACCATTGCCATGTTGATGACAACCATACTCATGTTTTATTTTCTCCGGTACGTAAAACATTATCCGCTATGGGTAGTATCGCTGATCATGATTTTATTCGTTGCGGTAGAATCTTCCTTCTTTGTGGCCAATGCCATAAAGATTGTAAAACGGTTATTCTTCCTGGTGTTCGAAGTAGGATTGATATCCACCATGTACATCTGGTTTAATGCACGTAAAATCACCAACCGCTTTCTGAGTTTTATCAATTTAAATAAATACCTGGATCAAATAGTAAAACTGAGTAGCGACAATACCATACCCAAGACTACTTCTCACCTTATTTATTTAACCAAAGCCGATCGCTCTCACCAGATTGAAAAGAGAATATTAACTTCTATCTTTCAGCATACGCCCAAACGGGCCGATATGTACTGGCTGATTCACATTGAACGTACAGATGAACCGTTTACAATGGAGTACGGTGTAGAGGAAATGAATGATGGTAAAATAATCCGGATAGACTTTATGCTGGGCTTCCGGGTACAGCCAAGAATAGGACTGATGTTCCGGAATGTGGTAAAAGACATGATCCATAATGAAGAACTGGATGCGCTGAAACGCTTTCCCGCACTGGCTTCCGACAATCTGGGCAACTATAAGTTCGTCATCTTCGAAAATATGTTGTCTTACGATAACGAATTTTCTGTACGGGAAGGATTTATTCTCAACAGCTATTTTGCGATCAATAAATTAGCCACCTCTGATAGTAAAGCATTTGGACTCGATAGCAATCAAACGCTGGTAGAAAAAATACCGCTGGTAGTAACACCTAAATCATGCGATGGTCTGAAGCAGGTATTTTATAAAAAGTAA